The DNA sequence GTTACAAGACACGCAAACGCAACAAGCATTCCAGCAAGTACATCGTTCGTACTCGCAAAAAATAATCACCTGGGAAACGTATCTTTGATCGTTTCTTATGTTGGAAAGGAGGCCTATCCATGGGTCGCAGCCTGAAAAAAGGACCTTTCGCAGATGACCATCTTCTTAAGAAAGTTGATGCTCTGAACGAAGGCAACAAAAAGCAAGTGATTAAAACATGGTCACGCCGTTCCACTATTTTCCCGACTTTCATTGGCCACACAATTGCTGTTTATGACGGACGTAAGCACGTTCCTGTCTATGTAACAGAAGACATGGTTGGACATAAGTTGGGTGAGTTTGCCCCTACACGTACGTATAAAGGGCATGCTGCAGATGACAAGAAAACTAAACGCTAATTGAGAGGAGGCACTCCACATGCAAGCTAAAGCTGTTGCTAAATCAGTTCGTATTGCTCCTCGCAAAGTACGCCTGGTCGTCGATCTGATCCGTGGTAAAAAAGTTGGCGAAGCGATTGCAATTCTGCGTCATACACAGCGCGGCGCTTCTCCAGTTGTAGAGAAAGTACTCAACTCTGCGATCGCTAATGCAGAGCACAACTACGAGATGAACGCTGACAATCTTGTGATTTCAGAAGCATTCGTAAACGAGGGCGCAACGATGAAACGTTTCCGTCCACGTGCACAAGGCCGTGCAAGCAAAATCAACAAGCGCACTAGCCATATCACAGTAGTCGTTACTGAGAAGAAGGAGGGATAATCAGTGGGTCAAAAAATTCACCCGACTGGTCTTCGTGTTGGTATCATCAAAGACTGGGAATCCAAATGGTACGCTGACAAGGATTATGCAGATCTTTTGCATGAAGACATCAAAATCAGAGAATATCTTGACACGCGTCTAAAAACAGCTGCTGTTTCTTCTGTAGAAATCGAGCGTGCTGCAAACCGTGTTAACGTCACAATTCACACTGGCAAGCCAGGCATGGTCATTGGTAAAGGCGGTTCCGAAGTCGAAGCACTTCGCAAATCCCTCAACAATTTGACTGGCAAACGTGTTCATATCAATATCGTTGAAGTTAAGCGCATTGATATCAATGCTAAGCTTGTTGCAGAAAACATCGCTACACAGCTTGAAAACCGTATTTCATTCCGTCGTGCACAAAAGCAGGTTATCCAACGTGCAATGCGTGCAGGTGCAAAAGGAATCAAAACACAGGTTTCAGGTCGTCTTGGCGGAGCAGATATCGCTCGTGCTGAACATTACAGCGAAGGTACTGTACCACTTCACACACTTCGTGCAGACATCGATTATGGTACTGCAGAAGCAGACACTACTTACGGAAAACTCGGTGTTAAAGTGTGGATCTACCGTGGAGAAGTCCTTCCAACTAAAAACAACAAATAAGGAAGGAGGCAGACACTTATGTTGATGCCTAAACGTGTTAAACATCGTAAGCAACATCGTGGCCGCATGAGAGGCCAAGCAAAAGGCGGTACTACTGTAGCTTTCGGAGAATTCGGTATGCAGGCTACTGAAGCTTCTTGGATTACAAGCCGTCAAATCGAAGCTGCTCGTATCGCAATGACTCGTTACATGAAACGTGGCGGTAAAGTTTGGATCAAAATTTTCCCAGACAAACCTTACACTGCAAAGCCTTTGGAAGTTCGTATGGGTTCCGGTAAAGGTGCGGTTGAAGGCTGGGTTGCTGTAGTAAAACCTGGTAAGGTATTGTTTGAAATCGCTGGTGTATCTGAAGAAGTTGCTCGCGAAGCGTTGCGCCTTGCTTCACATAAACTGCCGATCAAAACAAAGTTTGTAAAACGTGAAGAAATTGGTGGTGATATCAATGAAGGCTAATGAAATCAAAGAACTAACCACTGCCGAAATTGAACAGAACGTCAAGTCTCTTAAAGAAGAGCTTTTCAACCTGCGCTTCCAGCTTGCAACAGGACAGTTGGAAAACACTGCACGCATTCGTGAAGTCAGAAAGTCTATCGCTAGACTTAAGACTGTTGCTCGTCAGCGTGAATTGAGCGCAACTAACTAATAACGGGAGGAGGCTGTCTCAATGAGTGAACGCAACAATCGTAAAGAGTACACTGGACGTGTTGTTTCTGATAAGATGGACAAAACAATCACTGTACTTATCGAAACTTATAAGTTCCATAAATTGTACGGCAAGCGCGTTAAATATTCTAAGAAATTCAAGGCTCATGATGAAAACAACCAGGCTAAAACTGGCGATATCGTTCGCATCATGGAAACTCGTCCACTTTCTGCAACAAAGCGTTTCCGCTTGGTAGAAGTAGTCGAAGAAGCAGTAATTATCTAATTTCGCTCGGAAGATTTCCGAAGGGAGGTAAAAGCGCATGATCCAACAGGAGACTCGCTTAAAAGTAGCAGATAACTCTGGTGCTCGTGAAGTACTTACAATTAAAGTGCTTGGTGGTTCAGGACGCAAGACTGCCAATATTGGTGATGTTATTGTGTGCACTGTCAAACAAGCAACACCAGGCGGCGTTGTCAAAAAAGGTGAAGTTGTTAAAGCGGTAATCGTTCGTACTAAGTCAGGTGCACGTCGTAAAGACGGTTCGTACATCAAGTTCGACGAAAACGCAGCAGTTATCATTCGTGATGACAAGAGCCCAAGAGGTACTCGTATCTTCGGACCGGTTGCTCGTGAATTGCGTGATGCAAAATTCATGAAAATCGTTTCCCTAGCTCCAGAAGTACTATAAAGCTAAAGCAAAACCCAGCAGGGAGGTGCACTACATGCATGTAAAAAAAGGCGACAAAGTCAAAGTATTGTCCGGTAAAGATCGCGGTAAAGAAGGTGTAATCCTTGAAGCTTACCCGAAGAAAGACCGCGTTCTCGTTGAAGGTGTTAACATGGTTAAGAAACATGCAAAGCCTTCACAGGACAATCCGCAAGGCGGAATCCTCAATAAAGAGGCTGCAATTCACGTTTCTAACGTATTGCCAATCGATCCTAAGACAGGTGAACCTACTCGTGTCGGCTACGAAGTGCGCGACGGCAAAAAAGTCCGCGTTTCTAAGAAGTCGGGCGAAGTTCTCGATAAGTAAGTTTTCAAGTGAAAGGAGGGCGACATGATGAACTCGCTAAAGAAGAAATATGAAGAAGAGATTGCTTCTTCACTTACAAGCAAATTCAACTACAAATCTGTTATGCAAGTGCCTAAATTGGAAAAAATCGTAATCAACATGGGTGTTGGTGACGCTGTACAAAACTCCAAAGCACTTGATACGGCTGTTGAGGAGCTGGCTTTGATCTCTGGTCAGAAGCCTGTAATCACTCGTGCCAAGAAATCCATCGCAGGCTTCCGTCTTCGTGAAGGCATGCCGATTGGTGCAAAGGTAACGTTGCGCGGCGAGCGCATGTATGAATTCTTGCAAAAGCTGATCTCCGTATCACTTCCGCGTGTACGTGACTTCCGCGGTATTTCCAAGAAATCATTCGATGGTCGCGGCAACTACACTCTTGGTGTTAAAGAACAGCTAATTTTCCCGGAAATCAACTACGATAAAGTAAACAAAGTCCGCGGTATGGACATTGTCATCGTAACTACTGCCAACACTGATGAGGAAGCACGTGAGCTTCTTGGTCAAATGGGCATGCCTTTCCAGAAGTAAGATTTCATAAGAAGAGGAGGGAAAACTGTGGCTAAGAAATCCATGATCGCCAAGCAACAGCGCCCGCAAAAGTTCCAAGTACGTGAATATACACGTTGCGAACGCTGTGGCCGTCCGCACTCTGTAATTCGCAAATTCAAGCTTTGCCGTATTTGCTTCCGTGAACTTGCCCATAAAGGTCAAATTCCTGGTGTCAAAAAAGCAAGCTGGTAAACCCCCATTCAGGGAAGGAGGTAATGAATAATGGTTATGACTGATCCTATTGCAGATATGCTCACTCGCATCCGCAACGCCAACATGGTAAAGCATGAAAAGCTTGAGCTACCTGCTTCCAACATCAAAAAAGAGATTGCTGATATTCTAAAGCGCGAAGGTTATATCCGCGA is a window from the Aciduricibacillus chroicocephali genome containing:
- the rpsS gene encoding 30S ribosomal protein S19 is translated as MGRSLKKGPFADDHLLKKVDALNEGNKKQVIKTWSRRSTIFPTFIGHTIAVYDGRKHVPVYVTEDMVGHKLGEFAPTRTYKGHAADDKKTKR
- the rplV gene encoding 50S ribosomal protein L22, which gives rise to MQAKAVAKSVRIAPRKVRLVVDLIRGKKVGEAIAILRHTQRGASPVVEKVLNSAIANAEHNYEMNADNLVISEAFVNEGATMKRFRPRAQGRASKINKRTSHITVVVTEKKEG
- the rpsC gene encoding 30S ribosomal protein S3 — its product is MGQKIHPTGLRVGIIKDWESKWYADKDYADLLHEDIKIREYLDTRLKTAAVSSVEIERAANRVNVTIHTGKPGMVIGKGGSEVEALRKSLNNLTGKRVHINIVEVKRIDINAKLVAENIATQLENRISFRRAQKQVIQRAMRAGAKGIKTQVSGRLGGADIARAEHYSEGTVPLHTLRADIDYGTAEADTTYGKLGVKVWIYRGEVLPTKNNK
- the rplP gene encoding 50S ribosomal protein L16, with product MLMPKRVKHRKQHRGRMRGQAKGGTTVAFGEFGMQATEASWITSRQIEAARIAMTRYMKRGGKVWIKIFPDKPYTAKPLEVRMGSGKGAVEGWVAVVKPGKVLFEIAGVSEEVAREALRLASHKLPIKTKFVKREEIGGDINEG
- the rpmC gene encoding 50S ribosomal protein L29 — encoded protein: MKANEIKELTTAEIEQNVKSLKEELFNLRFQLATGQLENTARIREVRKSIARLKTVARQRELSATN
- the rpsQ gene encoding 30S ribosomal protein S17, translated to MSERNNRKEYTGRVVSDKMDKTITVLIETYKFHKLYGKRVKYSKKFKAHDENNQAKTGDIVRIMETRPLSATKRFRLVEVVEEAVII
- the rplN gene encoding 50S ribosomal protein L14; translation: MIQQETRLKVADNSGAREVLTIKVLGGSGRKTANIGDVIVCTVKQATPGGVVKKGEVVKAVIVRTKSGARRKDGSYIKFDENAAVIIRDDKSPRGTRIFGPVARELRDAKFMKIVSLAPEVL
- the rplX gene encoding 50S ribosomal protein L24 — encoded protein: MHVKKGDKVKVLSGKDRGKEGVILEAYPKKDRVLVEGVNMVKKHAKPSQDNPQGGILNKEAAIHVSNVLPIDPKTGEPTRVGYEVRDGKKVRVSKKSGEVLDK
- the rplE gene encoding 50S ribosomal protein L5; translated protein: MNSLKKKYEEEIASSLTSKFNYKSVMQVPKLEKIVINMGVGDAVQNSKALDTAVEELALISGQKPVITRAKKSIAGFRLREGMPIGAKVTLRGERMYEFLQKLISVSLPRVRDFRGISKKSFDGRGNYTLGVKEQLIFPEINYDKVNKVRGMDIVIVTTANTDEEARELLGQMGMPFQK
- a CDS encoding type Z 30S ribosomal protein S14: MAKKSMIAKQQRPQKFQVREYTRCERCGRPHSVIRKFKLCRICFRELAHKGQIPGVKKASW